In Haloplanus rubicundus, one DNA window encodes the following:
- a CDS encoding 3-hydroxyacyl-CoA dehydrogenase family protein: protein MESSSFTTIAIVGAGTMGYGIGTVYAADGRTVRLYDASTEALEQARTNIDTALATLADAGRLSADDRSAITERISYHETIEEAVSDADLVTEAVTEDLEIKHEVFTRLNRYAPANAILATNTSGLSITDIASVVDDPGRVVGTHWFNPPHIVPLVEVVRGDQTNDTTVSRTYDLLEAVGKEPVEVKKDIPGFIGNRIQMAMDFEAWSLLQKGVASAEDIDRAVRAGFGFRVPVLGVFKKSDFTGLDVYEEVMSYLLKEIDRGTEPTESLRSLVEDGHYGVKTGHGVYDWEGADFDQLADERDQQLLAMLDAYEEAFAE, encoded by the coding sequence ATGGAGTCGAGTTCATTCACCACGATCGCCATCGTCGGGGCGGGGACGATGGGCTATGGCATCGGGACGGTCTACGCTGCAGATGGACGGACTGTGCGACTGTACGATGCGTCGACGGAGGCACTCGAGCAAGCACGCACGAATATCGACACCGCGCTTGCGACCCTCGCCGACGCGGGGCGCCTGTCGGCCGACGACCGATCGGCCATCACCGAGCGCATTTCGTACCACGAGACGATCGAGGAGGCCGTAAGCGACGCCGATCTCGTGACCGAGGCGGTGACCGAAGACCTGGAGATCAAACACGAGGTGTTCACCCGCTTGAATCGGTACGCGCCCGCGAACGCGATTCTCGCAACGAACACCTCCGGCCTCTCCATCACGGACATCGCCAGTGTTGTCGACGATCCCGGTCGGGTCGTCGGGACCCACTGGTTCAACCCGCCACATATCGTCCCGCTCGTCGAGGTCGTGCGGGGTGATCAGACGAATGACACGACGGTCTCGCGGACGTACGACCTCCTGGAAGCCGTCGGAAAGGAACCCGTCGAGGTGAAAAAGGATATCCCTGGGTTCATCGGGAACCGCATCCAGATGGCGATGGACTTCGAGGCGTGGTCGCTCCTGCAGAAAGGCGTGGCGAGCGCCGAGGATATCGACCGCGCCGTCAGAGCCGGATTCGGATTCCGCGTGCCGGTCCTCGGCGTGTTCAAGAAATCCGATTTCACCGGCTTGGACGTGTACGAAGAGGTCATGTCCTACTTGCTCAAAGAGATCGATCGCGGCACCGAGCCGACGGAGTCACTCCGGTCACTCGTCGAAGACGGCCACTACGGCGTGAAAACCGGGCACGGCGTCTACGATTGGGAGGGCGCGGACTTCGACCAACTCGCCGACGAACGCGATCAACAACTGCTCGCGATGCTTGATGCGTACGAGGAGGCATTTGCCGAGTGA
- a CDS encoding N-acyl homoserine lactonase family protein, translating into MVEATIDLFSRGRMQLDPHFMKEGAVLASMENPNPTLERLDASIHNAIIEHPAGTFLWDTGSHPDAADGYWPAALYNLVEQDDAADHELDADLAALGYDVADIDFVIQSHLHHDHAGGLTYFEGTDTPIFVHERELKYAYYNGATGEDHNPYVIEDFHRDLNWRVIHRDRTMPFEGIEFVRCPGHTPGMMATIVHCDDPGTVIIAGDAAHLEFNYENEHPIGGALIDDKRAWFESVRELKELERTYDATHVICGHDMDQFQRLEGRIT; encoded by the coding sequence ATGGTAGAAGCTACCATAGACCTGTTCAGTCGGGGGCGCATGCAACTCGACCCACACTTCATGAAAGAGGGGGCGGTGTTGGCGTCGATGGAGAATCCGAATCCGACTCTCGAACGGTTGGATGCCTCGATTCACAACGCCATCATCGAGCATCCGGCGGGGACGTTTCTGTGGGATACGGGCTCCCATCCGGACGCCGCCGACGGCTACTGGCCGGCCGCGCTGTACAATCTCGTCGAACAGGACGACGCCGCGGACCACGAACTCGACGCCGACCTCGCGGCGTTGGGCTATGACGTGGCAGATATCGACTTCGTGATCCAGTCGCATCTCCACCACGACCACGCTGGTGGGCTCACCTATTTCGAGGGGACGGACACCCCGATCTTCGTCCACGAACGGGAACTCAAATACGCCTACTACAACGGCGCAACCGGCGAGGATCACAACCCGTACGTGATCGAGGATTTCCATCGGGATCTCAACTGGCGGGTCATCCATCGTGACCGGACGATGCCATTCGAGGGCATCGAGTTCGTGCGGTGTCCGGGACACACACCAGGGATGATGGCGACGATCGTCCACTGTGACGACCCGGGGACGGTCATCATCGCCGGCGATGCTGCCCACTTGGAGTTCAACTACGAGAACGAACATCCGATCGGCGGGGCGCTGATCGACGATAAGCGCGCGTGGTTCGAGAGCGTCCGCGAACTGAAGGAACTCGAACGAACGTACGACGCGACACACGTTATCTGCGGCCACGACATGGACCAGTTCCAGCGACTCGAAGGTCGTATCACCTGA